The sequence TGGCTGACGACAAGATGGTTGCATTGAAACAAATTGGCTTACACAAAGAACGACCGGGGACCCTTCCCCATCTCGTCATTTCATTTGGCGATGAGGATACCGGAAACTTGACGTACCGAGCTTTGCGCCATATGATGCAGCTCCAAATCCCTCTAAAAGTGACTGTTGTCGTTGGGGAACAATATGCACACGATACAAGTACATTACGCATGATGGCCCTTGGCAGACGCAATACAATCATAGTAGAGCACCCACATCATTTTGCAGAAGTATGTGCGGATGCAGACGTTGTTTTATGCGCTTCCGGCTATATGCCTTATGAAGTGGCAGTAATGGGCATTCCTTGCGTCGTACTGGCGCAAAATGATTTTGAACTCGGACTCGCCTTTCCAAAAGAGCAACATGGCTTCATTCATCTCGGCCTCGGCCGAAAAATAAAACAGTCCAGCTTGCTAAACGCTGTCATGGAACCATTGCTGCACGAACCGCTACGCAAAAAAGCCATTGCACGCCAAACCGCCCTTGGAATGGGTGATGGAAAAGACGCAGTCTGCGAGGCCATTCGCTACTACCTTGAGTATCCTAAGCGACCTGCAGGAAAAGAAACGTTCGATATGCTACACTAGGGAAAAATGCGAGGTGTTTCCTTATGAATAAACGTCAAATAGAGAATGAGATTGTTGAACTCAAAATGGATTATATCAATCTACAGGGTGATATTGAGAAGCTTGAATCGACGGGGAATAATAGTTTCGTCAGGAAAGCGGAGATACGTTTAGCGACAATGGAAGAACGATTAGCCGAACTGAATAAGCAACTAGCGGAATTCGAATGAATCAAATACGACTTGGCGTATTTGCGTCCTGCTGAACAAAGTTGAAGGCTATCCTGGGAATGGGATAGCCTTTTTCATGCTTATTCACTTTTACGCAATGACGTATTCACGTACCGCAGTGTCTTCCATCATTAGTTCCTTCAAATATTTCTTAGCGCGGAACAAGCGTGACTTCACTGTGCCAATCGATACTTTCATCACTTCAGCAATTTCGATCAGCGAATATTGATGGACATAGAAATACTCAATTGTTTTTCTATAAATCGCATCGAGTTCACTAATTTTTTGTTGAACAAGTGATTGAATATCATTTTGTTCAACCAACTCGGCCGGTGTTAGGCTATCGCTTGGCACAAGGTCTAGAATCGGTACATCTAGTGTATCCGGCTGGTTCATAACATGCTTGCTTCTTCTAACGTCTTTTCGATAACGATCGCGGAATGTGTTCATGCAGATGGTTGTCAACCATGCTTTCATATGATCCACATCATCCATTCGTCCACTGTAACGAACGACTTTCAGCCACACGTCCTGCATAAGATCCTCTGCTTCTTCTTTATTGCGTGTCAATTTAAGACATAGATGATATATGTATCGGCCGTATTCTTCGTACAACCCGTTGAGATTTTTTTTCATAGGATAACGCCTCCGTCTTCTATCTGTTATCCCTATTATCAACAACTCCAACATTTCAAACCATCGTATTCTCTTTCAGTTGACTTACAAACGTGTAAGGGTCCATGAACATTACGTGACTAAAACAAAAGCACAGGGTGCCTGGAGGTTAGACGGGAGAATCCCTGCAACCAGTTAAGCTAGTTACAGGGATTCTTGACTTTATTCATCGTCACGAATTGTAATTGTCATACGGATAATTCGACTGCGCTCCATCTTTTCGATTTCCAAACGTAAATGATTGTATGTAAATCGTTCTCCCTGCTCTGGAACGTGACCGAGCTCTTGTAAAACGAATCCACCAAGCGTATCGTTATCCATCGGCAACTCAATATCGAGCAGATTCATCGCCTCTACAATCTCAAGCCGTCCATGACAAACGAGCTGATTCGCTGTTTGTTTATAGACCAAAACTTCTTCATCAATATCCGTCTCATCCTCAATATCCTGACCAATCATCTCTTCGATAATATCTTCATGCGTCACAATGCCAAGCGTTCCACCGTATTCATCTAACACTACTGCCATATGCTTTTTCTTCGCAAGCATCAGCTTGAACACCTTCTCGACGCTTGCTGACTGCACGACGTACATCGGGTTACGGTCAATCAATTCACCAAGTGTTTTCTCTGGATTCATCGACCATGCTATAAACATTTTCGAATAAAACATGCCAACAATCGTATCCATATTATCCTCATAAACGGGATAGCGGGTATAGAAATATTCCAATATCGTCTCGCGTACTTCTTCATACGTCGCTTCAATCGGTAAACCGACAATGTCTGTACGGTGCGTTTCAAGGACGTCAGACACATCCTTGTCTGGAAAATCAAGCACTTCCTTCAATCGATCCGATTCCTCTTGCTTAAACGTTCCTTCTATAGAAGCAATGTCAACCATCGACCTCAAGTCGTCCTTCGTCAATTTCGCTTCTGTTACAGTACCTTTCGAAATGATCCGAATGAACATGTTGGTGAACAAAGATAGGATCGCTGTAAGCGGTGTCAAAATTTTCACGAAAAGAATAATCGCAGGTGCAACGATAAAGGCAATACGATCAGCAAACGTTGCAGCAATTGTCTTCGGTAACACTTCACCAAAAACGATAATAATAACTGTCAGAATCCCTGTCCAAATACCGACACTCAGCCCTTTGTCGATAGCAATCATCGTTACGATTGTCGGCATCATAATATTCGCGATATTATTGCCGATTAAAATAGCTGTAATCATACGGTCCGGTTTCGAAATCAGTTTCTGCAGCCTAATTGCCTGCACGTCTCCCTGATCCGCACGAAACTGGACCTTCATCCTGTTAACTGCTGTTAGTGCCGTCTCGCTTCCAGATAAGAAGAACGACATGCATAAAAAGAATCCCAGTGCGATAAACAAAAGCTGTTCCTCCCAAAGTTCGTTTGTTTCCGTTCATTTCGTTATTTTAAATAGCATACCATAATATTCATATTTACGTATGACTTACTTACTCCATTTCCACCCGTTCTGCTATACTATTTTTAGTGGAGCTTAGGAAGGTAACCTAAGTACGCCGCATCGTGCGGCAACAAGGAAGGATGCAGTTCAATCCTTCCCCATTGCATGACCGACATCCTGTCGGCCCCAAGCTCGGAAAAAACCCGAACATAATCATGCTGGAGCGTGATTGATTAACGAAATTATTTTGAAAAGAGGGATTGTGTTGACACATTTAAAGACACTTGATGGTTATTTTACAGAACAACGCGATGAACATCTCGGACAATTAAAGGAATTCCTCCGCATTCCAAGTATCAGCTCTTTATCTGAGCATAAAGGAGATATGCAAAAAGCGGCAGAGTGGCTCAAGGCTTCATTCCAAAAGGCTGGACTTGAAAACTTGTCGATTGATGAAACCGATGGGCACCCGGTTGTGTACGGTGATTGGCTACATGCGGAGGGCAAGCCGACGATTCTGGTCTATGGGCATTATGATGTGCAACCTGTTGATCCGCTACATCTATGGGATAGCGCACCATTTGAACCCGAAGTACGGGATAATAAATTATATGCGCGTGGTGCAAGTGATGATAAAGGGCAAGTATTCATGCATGTCAAAGCCGTTGAGGCATTGATGCAGAAGATGGGTAGCTTGCCGGTCAACGTAAAGTTTTTCATTGAGGGCGAAGAAGAAATCGGTAGTCCGAGTTTGGAGAAATATATTGAGGCCAACAAGGACAAACTAGCAGCTGACGTCATCGTTATTTCGGATACAGGCATGCAAGGACCGGGACACCCCGCGGTTTGTTATGGTTTACGTGGATTATGTGGTGTGCAAATCGACGTGCAAGGTGCGAAAAGTGATTTGCATTCCGGCTTATACGGAGGCGGCGTAGCCAATCCGATTCATGCACTGGCGGAAGTTTTGGCTTCGTTCCGTGATCAGGAAGGTACGATTGCCATTGAAGGGTTTTACGACGCTGTTCGTCCACTGACTGACGAAGAACGCGAAGCTTACAAGGCTCTAGGTTTCGATGAAGAGGCTTTGAAAGAGGAAGTTGGCGTAACGGAATTGTTTGGTGAAAAAGGATTTTCGTATTTAGAGCGCACATGGACTCGTCCAACGCTTGAAGTGAACGGCGTATTCGGTGGGTTTTCTGGTGAAGGTATTAAAACCGTGTTGCCAGCAGAAGCAGGCGCAAAAATCACTTGCCGCCTTGTGCCTGACCAAGACCCCGACGATATCATCGAAAAACTGAAAGCCCATATCGAGCAGCATAAGCCCGCGGGCGTAACGGTAACAGTGAGTGAATTCGACAAAGGAAAACCATTCATCACACCGTTTGACCATCCTGCTATTCAGGCAGCGGGTCGCTCGTATGAAAAAGTGTATCATGTGCCGACTGCCTATATTCGAGGTGGCGGGTCGATTCCGATTGTGGCAGCTTTCGATGAAATCTTACAGCTACCTGTTGTTCTAATGGGCTTCGGACTGTCATCGGAAAACTTCCATGCGCCAAATGAGCATTTCCATTTAGAGAATTTTGACCAAGGATTGCGCGTCATCGGGGATTATTATTATGAAATTGCTAGTTTTACGAAGGATGAATTGAAGAAGTAACTGTTTCGCCGGACTCTCGTTGGTAGGGTCCGGCTTTTCGTTGTTCGTTGCGCACAGGAACTCTCACATTGCGTGCGAGAACTCTCACTTTGCGCGCGGGGACTCTCACTTTGCGCGCGGGGACTCTCACTTTGCGCGCGGGGACTCTCACTTTGCGCGCGGATACTTTCACTTTGCGCGCGGATACTCTCACTTTGCGCGCGGGGACTCTCGCATTGCGCGCGGGGACTCTCACATTGCGCGCGGGGACTCTCACATTGCGCGCGGGGACTCTCGCATTGCGCGCGGGGACTCTCGCATTGCGCGCGGGGACTCTCGCATTGCGCGCGGGGACTCTCGCATTGCGCGCGGGGACTCTCACATTGCGCGCGGGGACTCTCACATTGCGCGCGGGGACTCTCACATTGCGCGCGGCATTTCACAATAACCCCTCTCAAAAAAGCGCCAAGACTGCATACTAACATGCAACCTTGGCGCTCTCTATTTTATTACTCTTCGTCCTGTCCATAATACGTAACAATCTCTTCAAGCGTTTTCCGTTTTCCCGCTTTTGGAATTTCATCGAAATAGCCAAATTGCAGCATGCTAATAATTCGTTCGCCTGGTTTAACGCCGAGCTCTTCTCTGAATTTCGGATTGTCGAGGAAACCAGGTGTTTTCCAGCATGTCCCGATTCCTTTATCCCACGCGAGAAGCTGAACATTTTGAATGAACATACTCGCTGCGGCGT comes from Sporosarcina sp. FSL K6-3457 and encodes:
- a CDS encoding dipeptidase; translation: MTHLKTLDGYFTEQRDEHLGQLKEFLRIPSISSLSEHKGDMQKAAEWLKASFQKAGLENLSIDETDGHPVVYGDWLHAEGKPTILVYGHYDVQPVDPLHLWDSAPFEPEVRDNKLYARGASDDKGQVFMHVKAVEALMQKMGSLPVNVKFFIEGEEEIGSPSLEKYIEANKDKLAADVIVISDTGMQGPGHPAVCYGLRGLCGVQIDVQGAKSDLHSGLYGGGVANPIHALAEVLASFRDQEGTIAIEGFYDAVRPLTDEEREAYKALGFDEEALKEEVGVTELFGEKGFSYLERTWTRPTLEVNGVFGGFSGEGIKTVLPAEAGAKITCRLVPDQDPDDIIEKLKAHIEQHKPAGVTVTVSEFDKGKPFITPFDHPAIQAAGRSYEKVYHVPTAYIRGGGSIPIVAAFDEILQLPVVLMGFGLSSENFHAPNEHFHLENFDQGLRVIGDYYYEIASFTKDELKK
- a CDS encoding SE1832 family protein, encoding MNKRQIENEIVELKMDYINLQGDIEKLESTGNNSFVRKAEIRLATMEERLAELNKQLAEFE
- a CDS encoding hemolysin family protein translates to MFIALGFFLCMSFFLSGSETALTAVNRMKVQFRADQGDVQAIRLQKLISKPDRMITAILIGNNIANIMMPTIVTMIAIDKGLSVGIWTGILTVIIIVFGEVLPKTIAATFADRIAFIVAPAIILFVKILTPLTAILSLFTNMFIRIISKGTVTEAKLTKDDLRSMVDIASIEGTFKQEESDRLKEVLDFPDKDVSDVLETHRTDIVGLPIEATYEEVRETILEYFYTRYPVYEDNMDTIVGMFYSKMFIAWSMNPEKTLGELIDRNPMYVVQSASVEKVFKLMLAKKKHMAVVLDEYGGTLGIVTHEDIIEEMIGQDIEDETDIDEEVLVYKQTANQLVCHGRLEIVEAMNLLDIELPMDNDTLGGFVLQELGHVPEQGERFTYNHLRLEIEKMERSRIIRMTITIRDDE
- a CDS encoding RNA polymerase sigma factor, which produces MKKNLNGLYEEYGRYIYHLCLKLTRNKEEAEDLMQDVWLKVVRYSGRMDDVDHMKAWLTTICMNTFRDRYRKDVRRSKHVMNQPDTLDVPILDLVPSDSLTPAELVEQNDIQSLVQQKISELDAIYRKTIEYFYVHQYSLIEIAEVMKVSIGTVKSRLFRAKKYLKELMMEDTAVREYVIA